Proteins encoded in a region of the Trichomycterus rosablanca isolate fTriRos1 chromosome 26, fTriRos1.hap1, whole genome shotgun sequence genome:
- the ccnb1 gene encoding G2/mitotic-specific cyclin-B1 yields the protein MALRVTRSTRLPSSENQNAVPGKAVLASKPVLRPRAALGEIGNAVLPRQPLRKKQEVKAAPEEKEEKASGPVLKPKQEMPKVETEAVLLSEPSSPVPMETSGCAPDELCQAFSDVLLNIKDVDADDYDNPMLCSEYVKDIYKYLRQLEADQAVRPKYLEGREVTGNMRAILIDWLVQVQIKFRLLQETMYMTVAIIDRFLQDNPVPKKQLQLVGVTSMFIASKYEEMYPPEIADFAFVTDRAYTTAQIRDMEMKILRVLNFSFGRPLPLQFLRRASKIGEVTAEQHTLAKYFVELTMVDYDMMHFHPSQVASAAFALMQKVFNCGDWTPTLQFYMGYTEDSLIPVMQHIAKNVVKVNEGLSKHLAVKNKYSSQKQMRIASISQLKSSLIKDLAKRAS from the exons ATGGCTCTTCGTGTTACAAGG AGTACTCGTCTGCCCAGCAGTGAGAACCAAAATGCAGTGCCAGGGAAGGCAGTGCTCGCAAGCAAGCCTGTACTGAGGCCGAGGGCTGCGCTTGGGGAAATTGGTAATGCAGTATTGCCACGCCAGCCGCTCAGAAAAAAG CAGGAGGTAAAGGCTGCACCAGAGGAGAAGGAAGAGAAAGCTTCAGGACCTGTTCTGAAGCCTAAGCAGGAAATGCCCAAAGTGGAGACTGAAGCTGTA CTCTTATCAGAGCCTTCCTCTCCTGTGCCCATGGAGACGTCTGGCTGTGCCCCAGATGAGCTGTGCCAAGCTTTCTCTGACGTGCTACTTAACATCAAAGATGTGGATGCTGACGATTACGACAATCCCATGCTCTGCAGTGAATATGTAAAGGACATCTACAAGTACCTCCGGCAACTTGAG GCTGATCAGGCTGTCAGGCCAAAGTATCTGGAAGGAAGGGAAGTCACTGGGAACATGCGTGCCATTCTTATCGATTGGCTTGTCCAGGTGCAAATCAAATTTCGTCTGCTGCAGGAGACCATGTACATGACTGTTGCGATCATTGATCGTTTTCTTCAG GATAACCCAGTTCCCAAGAAGCAGCTCCAGTTGGTGGGTGTAACATCCATGTTTATTGCCTCCAAATATGAGGAAATGTACCCACCAGAGATCGCAGACTTTGCCTTCGTCACGGATCGTGCCTACACCACCGCTCAGATCCGTGACATGGAGATGAAGATCCTCAGGGTCTTGAATTTCAGCTTCGGCAGGCCGCTGCCTCTTCAGTTTCTTCGCAGGGCGTCAAAAATTGGAGAG GTTACAGCAGAGCAGCACACTTTGGCCAAGTACTTTGTGGAACTCACAATGGTGGACTACGACATGATGCACTTCCATCCCTCTCAGGTTGCCAGTGCTGCCTTTGCCCTCATGCAAAAAGTCTTCAATTGTGGTGACTGG ACCCCCACTCTGCAGTTTTACATGGGCTACACAGAGGACAGCCTGATTCCAGTAATGCAACATATTGCCAAAAATGTAGTCAAAGTGAATGAAGGACTTTCAAAACACCTG GCGGTTAAGAACAAGTACTCCAGTCAGAAGCAGATGAGGATCGCTTCGATCTCCCAGCTTAAATCATCGTTGATCAAGGATCTTGCTAAGCGAGCCTCCTAG